GGCGTACGGCGTGACCACCCCGTGTTCCTTGTAGCTGGCGTGGGTCGGATCGAGGCCGGCGCCCGAGTAGTAGCTGTAGTCTTCGTTGTATTTGAAGGTACTGACGCGACCGCCGAGGATGAACGACAGGTCATCGGTAGGGCGCAGGCGCGTAGCCAGGTACACACCGTTCTGGCTCTGGGTGCGCTCGTACTTGCCGTTTTTCGGGAAGTTCTGATAAGGCAGGTCGCCGTCCCAGTCGTAGATGCTCCCCGGCACCTGGGCGAAGGCGCTGGTGTCGTAGGTGGCGCCGGTCTGGCGCGAGTGCGAGGTCATCACGCCGGCCACCAGGTCATGCTCGCGACCGCCGAGGCTAAAGGGGCCCGAGACGTTCACGTCCGCGGTGTTCTGCACCCGATGACCTTCCCAGCGGCCCCAATACAGGAACATCCCTTCGCCGGTGGAGCGGTCCGGGTTGCCACCGCTGGCGGAGGCCAGGCGGGTGTCGTGGTCGGTGGTTTTCTGGTCGAGACTGACCTTGAGTTTCCAGTCGTTGGCCAGTGCCTGCTCCAGGGAGGTGAAGTAGGTGATGTCGTCGAAGTCGCGACGGCTCCAGTCGGCGCCCGGGTTGAAGTGCCGTGGGAAATCGGTGCGCCCGCCGTCGGCGAAATAGGTCGGGTTGCCGGTCCAGGAGGTGCCGCGCGGTGTGACGCTGGACTTGTCGATGCCGAAGGTCAGCATTGTGTCGGGCGTCAGGTCGGCTTCGAGGATGCCGTAGAACAGGTCCTTCTTCTGGCTGTAGTGGTCCAGGTAGGAATTCTTGTCCTGATAGGCGCCGACAAAGCGCCCGCGCACGCTGCCGCTGTCGTTCAACGAACCGGAGATATCGCCTTCGGTGCGGTAGGCATCCCAGGAACCGACGGTGCCGCTGACCGAAGCCTTGAATTCCTTGGTCGGCTTTTTGCGCACCAGGTTGACCGTGGCGGACGGGTCGCCGGAACCGGTCATCAGGCCGGTGGCGCCCTTGATCACTTCGACGCGATCGAGGGTCGCAGCGTCGACGTTGGTCGCCGCTTCGCCGTAGACCCCGTCGTACGGACGGTTGATGCCGTCGTACTGGTAGTTGGTGATGGCGAAGCCGCGGGAGGAAAACTCCATGCGGTCGCTGTCATAGGCCTGCTGGGTGATACCCGGGGTATTGCGCAGCAGATCGCCGACGTCCTGGGCGCCACGGTCGTCCATTTGTTGACGGGTAATCACGGTGACCGATTGCGGCGTCTCGCGCAGCGACAGCGGCAGGCCGGTGGCCGACGAGGTCGAGCCGGTGGTGTAGGAGTGGGTGTCTTCGGTGGTCGCGCCGAGGGCCTGGCTGCCAGAGATAGTCGTGGCGCCCAGCTCCAGGGTGCCGTCGCCCTTGGGCGCCGGTTGCAGGATGTAGCCGCCGCTGTCCAGCGCCTGCGCCTGCAGGCCGCTGCCCTGTAGCAAGCGTTGCAGGGCTTCCTGGGCAGTGAAGTTGCCGTTCAGCCCGGCACTGCGTTTGCCGCTGGCCAGGTCGTTGTGCCCGGCGAGAAACACACCGCTTTGTTCGGCAAAGCTGTTCAGCGCCGTCACCAGCGAGCCGGCCGCGATGGCGTACTGGTGCTTGCTGCTGGACTGTTCGCTGGCAGGGGTGTCAGCGGCGTGGGCGGCTGCCGGGGCGAGGCTCAGCAGAGCGGCCGGCAAGGCCAGGGCCAGGGGGCGCAAGGCAAATCGAAAACGGGCGGCGACGTGGTGCGGCATGGAGGTCCCTTTGGATCAAGTCGTTCGGCAATTGAAGTGCTTCTGTGGGGTTAACCGAACGAACGACGGAAAAGGGAACCACCTGCGGAAAAATAATGTGGTCAGGCTCGATGTTCAGCTTTTGGCACCGACATTGACCCACCACGGCAGCGGTGTTTCAACGCGAATCGGCAACGCTGCCGCCAGCAGTCGCAGGGCCTGGTCAGTGTCCTTGAGGGGGAAGGAGCCCATCACCGGCATTTGCGCCACGGCCGGGTCGCAGCCAAGGTGGCCATGGCGGTGGCGACCGAGTTCTTCGAGCAATTGGCCCAAAGGCAGGTTGTCCGCCAGCAGCACGCCACGGCGCCAGGCTTCGCGGGCGGGGGAGACGGGTTGCAGCGGGCCGAAGGCGTTTTGCGCGAAACTCAACTGCTGGCCAGCGTTTGCCACCTGCACCTGATCGTTGGCCAAACGCACTTCAACGGCACCGGCAAACACACTGAGCAAGGTTTGCCCGTGGCTTTCGCGGACGCCGAAGCGGGTGCCCAGGGCGCGCAGACGGCCTTGTGGGGTGTCCAGCAGAAACGGCCGCAGCGAATCGCGGGCGGTGTCCACCAGCACTTCGCCGAGGCGCAGTTCGAGCAGTCGCTGATGGCTGTCGAAGCGCACATCCACCGCGCTCAGGGCGTTGAGCCAAAGGCGGCTGCCATCACTGAGCCGATTTTCGCGGACCTCGGCGGTGCCGGTGGAAAGGTCGGCGGTCCAGCGGTTCAGGGTGTCCGGCAGCGGCGTCTGGCGCCACGCGCTCCAGCCCAGCAGGCTACCGCCGCTGAGTACCAGCAACGACTTCAGGGTCTGGCGCCGTGACACGCGGCTGCGCCCACCACCGCGCAAAGCCATGCTCGCCGCCTGTGATTCGCCGTCGCCGTGCAGCGGTGCGAAACGCTCGCCGACCCGTTGCACATAGCGCCAAGCGTCCTGATGTTCGCCACTCTGGTCCAGCCAGGCTTGCCAACGCAGGCGCTCCTGTTCGCCGACCTGCTGGTCGTGCAACTGCACGTACCAATGGGCCGCCTGTTGCAGGCTGGCGTGACTGAGTTTGTTCAAGGCGGCGGCAGGCATGGGCGCTTACTCGATCAGCAGGCCGTCGAGTTCGGCCTCGAGCAGGGCGCAGTGCAGCAGGGCCTGGGCCAGGTATTTCTTGATCATCCGTTCGGACACGCCGATTTCCACGGCGATGTCCTTGTAAGGCATGCCATGCAGTTGCGCGAGGATGAACGCATCGCTGACCCGTTGCGGCAGGCGCTGCAGCATCGCGTCCACTTCGTTCAGGGTCTCGACGATGATCGCCCGTTGCTCGGGGGAGGGCTGCAAGGCCTGGGGTTGTTGGCTCAGGGCCTGCAACCAGGCCTGTTCCAGTTGCCGCCGGCGCCAGTGATCGATGCACAGGCCACGGGCAATGGTCGCCAGATAGGAACGGGCGTGCACTTCACAGTCGAACTGCTGTGGACGCTTGAGCACACGAATAAAGGTGTCATGGGCCAGGTCGGCCGCATCGAAGGCATTGCTCAGGCGACGACGCAACAATTCATACAGCCAGCGATGGTGGCTGGTGTAGAGGTGCTGCACGGGTGAGGTTTCGACGACCATCATAAAGAGCGCATGTCCATACGGCTGGGGCGGTGCAAATGGGAATTGGTCGCGATTAAAGCAAATGGCCGCTATTGGTGCAAATGATATTGGTTTGCTTTTAGGTGGTCGGCTGCAATACGGCTGGCTTGACCGGTGGTCGCGCCACCCCGGATGTGGGGGGAAAGTGCGCTTGACTCAACACACCAGACGAAGCGCGCGTAGGCCCTTGGCCACAGCGTCGCTCACCCGTGACCCTGCAGGAGATTGCTGTGCTGACCTTCAATATCAATGGCAACGATCAACCCCTGGATGTCCCCGGCGACATGCCGTTGTTGTGGGTACTGCGCGACGTTGCGCAACTGACCGGGACCAAGTTCGGCTGCGGCATGGCGCAATGTGGTGCCTGCACCGTGCATGTCGATGGCCGGCCGTTGCGCTCGTGTATCACCCCGGCCGCTGCGGTGGCCAGCGGACAGAAAATCCGCACCATCGAAGGCCTGTCCAGCGACGGCTCGCACCCGGTGCAGCGCGCCTGGGCCGAACTCGACGTGGTGCAGTGCGGCTACTGCCAGTCCGGGCAGATCATGGCCACGGTGGCCCTGCTGGAGAAAATTCCCTCGCCCAGCGACAGCGATATCGATCAGGCGCTGTCGGGCAATATCTGTCGCTGCGGCACCTACGTGCGGATTCGCGCGGCCGTGAAACGCGCCGCGCAGTTGCGGGAGGCCTGATCATGAAGGACCCCATCGACAGCTCAAGGCGCGCCTTTGTCAAAGGCGGTGCAGTGCTCGGCGCCGGCCTGGTGGTGGCGTTTGTCATCCCCGGCGGCAATCGATTTGCCCGGGCGGCCAGCACGGCGGACGGCATCTTCGCCCCCAACGCCTTTCTGCGCATTGCCCCTGACAGTAGTGTGACCATCCTGCTGGGGCACTCGGAAATGGGCCAGGGCATCTGGACCGGCCTGAGCATGCTGGTGGCCGAGGAATTGGATGCCGACTGGGCCAGTATTCGCGTCGAGCATGGCCCCGCGTCGGCGGCGGATTACGGCTTGCCGGGGTTTGGTGGGATGCAGATCACCGGTGGCTCGACCTCGACCTGGATGGAGTTCGATCGCTATCGCCTGGCCGGTGCCGCCGCACGGCTGATGTTGATCGAGGCGGCGGCCAAGCGCTTCAATGTCGCGCCGTCGCAAATCCGTACCGAGCCTGGTGTGGTGATTGCCGGCGAACAACGTGCCACCTACGGCGAGTTGGCCAACGATGCCGGGCAACTGCCTATGCCGGATGCGGCGACAATCACCCTCAAGCAGCCCAAGGACTGGACCCTGATCGGCAAGCCGACCCCACGCCTCGACACCCCGGAGAAAATCACCGGCCAGGCGCGCTTCGGCATCGATGTGCAATTCGACGGCTTGCTCACGGCCATGGTCGCCCGGCCGCCGATGTTCGGTGGCAGCGTCGCTTCGTTCGACGCCCAGCCCGCGCTGGCGATCCCAGGAGTGCGCAAGGTGCTGCAGGTCCCGACGGGTGTGGCCGTGGTGGCAGACCATTACTGGGCGGCCAAACTGGGCCGTGACGCGCTGAAAATCGACTGGAATCCCGGACCCAACGCCGGGCTCGACAGCGTCAGCTTGCTCCAGCGTTTCCGCCAGTTGGCGACCACTCCCGGTACACCGGCGAGCCAGGCTGGTGATGTCGACGCCGGATTGGCCAAGGCGAGCAAAACCATCGACGTCGAGTACAGCGTGCCGTACCTGGCCCACGCGCCGATGGAACCGCTCAATTGCACGGTGAAAATCAGCGCCGAGCAGTGCGAGATCTGGACCGGCACCCAGTTCCAGACCCTCGATCAGATGGTCGCGGCGAAGATCACCGGGCTCAAGCCCGAGCAAGTGGTGATCCACACCGAGTTCCTCGGTGGTGGCTTCGGTCGCCGCGCCAATCCCACCTCGGACTTTGTCAGCGAGGCGGTACAGGTGGCCCACGCCGCTGGCGCTGCGGTGAAGACCATGTGGGCACGCGAGGACGACATTCGCGGCGGCTATTACCGTTCGGCCTTCCTCCATCATGCGCGGATTGGCCTCGGTGACGATGGCATGCCGGTGGCCTGGAAGCAGGTGATGGTCGGCCAGTCGATCATGGCCGGTACCTCGCTGGCGGCGACCATGGTCAAGGATGGCATCGACAAAACCTCGGTCGAGGGCGTGGTGGACAGTCCGTACCTGACGGGTCTGGCCGATCACCAGGTGCAACTGCATTCACCGCAGACCGGCATCAGCGTGCTGTGGCTGCGCTCGGTGGGGCACAGCCATACGGCTTTTGTCATGGAATCGTTGGTCGATGAATTGGCTGCAGCCGCTGGCAAGGATCCGGTGGAGTATCGCCGAACTCTGCTCAAGGACCAGCCACGGCATCTCGGAGTGCTGAACCTGGCGGTGGAAAAGGCCAACTGGAAAGCGCCGTTACCGGCTGGGCATGCGTTGGGGGTGGCCGTGCATGAGTCTTTTGGCAGCTACGTGGCCCAGGTCAGCGAAGTGTCCCAGGACAACCTGAAGATTCGCGTGCACCGGGTGGTCTGCGCGGTGGATTGCGGGATTGCGGTGAACCCGCTGAGCATCGTTGCGCAGATGGAGTCGTGCATCACCTTCGGCCTCGGCTTCACCCTGCACAGTAAGTTGACGATCAAGGAGGGTCAGGTCGAGCAGTCCAACTACCACGACTATCAGGTGCTGCGGCTCAACGAGATGCCGCGGGTCGAAGTGCACATCCTGCCCAGCAGTGAAAAGCCCGGCGGGATTGGCGAGGCCGGTGTGCCGCCGACCGCGCCGGCCGTCGCCAATGCGGTCTATGCCCTGACCGGGCAGCGCCTGCGCGAGTTGCCGCTGCAATTGGAAGGAGTCTGAGATGAGCCGTCATCTGGTGTTGGGCACCTTGTTGTTGCTGGGGGTAGGCGGTTATCACTCTGAGCTGTTCGCTCAAGACCAGGCGGCGCTGGACGCCTTTGCCACGGTGCAGAAAGTGTTTCAGAGCCCGCGTTGTCAGAACTGTCATATTCCCGGTGATGCGCCCTTGCAGTTCGACGCCGGGCTGCCCCATGGAATGAACGTGGTTCGTGGTCCGGACGGCAAGGGGGCGGTTGGTTTGCCGTGCGCCAGTTGTCATGCGCAGAGCAATCCGCCGGCCAGCTACGGTCCCCATGCGCCTCCGGGAGCACCGCACTGGAGCCTGCCGACGCCCGCGCACAAGATGGCCTGGATCGGGTTACCGGCCGATCAGCTGTGCCAAATGATCAAGGACCGGACGAGCAACGGCGACCGCGACTTCGCCGCGCTGATCAAGCACATCAGCGACGACAAACTGGTGCTCTGGGGGTGGAATCCGGGCGGCGATCGTGCGCCGGTGCCGGTGCCCCATGATGAGTTTGTCAGCCAGTTCAAGCGCTGGGCGGGGGCGGGTGGGCCTTGTCCGGTGGTGGGGGGGGTAGGGCAGTCCCTCTGTAGGAGCCAGCTTGCTGGCGAAGAAGTTGATGCGGTGTGGCGGATGGCCTCACCGCTATCAGGCATCACTTAGCCGGTTTTGCCGCCCTGGGCTTGCCCTTGGCCGTCGGTGCCGCCTTGCCCCTGGTTGTTTTGCGTTTTTTCTTCCACGGCGTCGCACCTTTACCCGCTGGGCTCGCCGGCCCGCTGATGGTCAGGCGCAGACCGCTGCAGCGGCCGACCTGTTTGCTCATCCACGCCGCCTGTTTGGCGACGAATTCTTCCAGGCTCATTTCTCCGCTTTGCACCATGTCCAGTGCCTGCTCCCAGATCGCCGTGGTGCCAGGGTCGGCGATGGCCCGGGGTACGGCGTCGATCAGGCTGAAGGCCGCCGGGGTGGCAGCCAGGGCCTTGCCGTTCTTGATCAGGTAACCGCGATCAATCAAACCCTGGATGATCCCGGCACGGGTAGCCTCGGTGCCGATCCCAGTGGTGTCCTTGAGCTTCTGTTTGAGCAGCGGGTCTTGCACCAGTTTGGCGACGTTCTTCATCGCCTTGATCAGGTCACCCTCGGTGAAGGGTTTGGGTGGTTGGGTCCAGAGGTCCTTGAGGTTGACCCCGGCCACCGCATAGTCGCAGCCCTGGGTCAGCGGCGGCAGGTTTTGCGGGGCCGGGGCTTCGCGGCCCTTGGCTGGTGCCAAGGCTTCCGGCAAGGCGCGTTTCCAGCCCGGCTCCACCACTTGTTTACCCACGGCGCGCAAGGCCTGGCCGGCGCAGTCGAAGTCGGCCTGGGTGCGGTCGTATTCGTGGTTGGGCAGGAACTGCGCCAGATAACGCGCGCGGATCAGGGTATAGACCGCACGATGCTTGCCGCTCAAACGCTCGAAGTTTTGCGCAGCGGCAGTGGGAATAATGCCGTGGTGGGCGCTGACCTTGGCGTCGTTCCAGGCTCGCGAGCGGCGTTGTGGTTCCAGGTGCTTGAGCAGGGGCGCGAGGCTCGGGTCAGCACGACCCAACGCATCGAGAATCGCCGGCGCTTCTGCGTGCTGGCTCAGCGGCAGGAAGCCGCAATCACTGCGCGGGTAGGTGATGACTTTGTAGGTTTCGTATAGCGCCTGGGCAACGTCGAGGGTTTCCTGAGCGCCAAGACCGAGTTTCTTCGAGCAGATCTCCTGCAGGGTGCCGAGGTCGAACGGCAACGGCGCCACTTCACGAACTCGCTCGGTGCGCAGTTTGACCAAACGTGCGCTGGCGGCGCTACGCATGGCCTCGGCAGCTTGCCGGGCGAGTTCCTGGTTCAGGCAGCGGTCCTGTTCATCGCAGGCATCCGCTGCGGCCCGCCATTGCGCGGTGAACGGCGTGCCGTCGTGGAGCAGTTGCACATCGATCGCCCAGTACGGCACCGGCACGAAGTCGGCAATGCTGCGATCCCGGTCGACCACCAGGCGCAAGGTCGGGGTCTGCACCCGACCCACCGGCAATACCCCTTGATAACCGGACTGACGCCCGAGCAGGGTGAACAGACGACTCATGTTCATACCGATCAACCAGTCGGCCCGTGAGCGCCCCAGTGCCGAGTGATACAGGCTGAAGGTCTCGGCACCCGGCTTGAGCGCCGCCAGGGCCTTGCGGATTGACGCGTCGTCCAGCGCCGACAGCCACAGCCGCTGGATCGGCCCGCGATAGCGACAGTGTTCCACCAACTCGCGGGCAATCATTTCGCCCTCGCGGTCGGCGTCGGTGGCGATCACCAGCTCCTTGGCCTCGCCCAGCAGTCGCTTGACCGCCTTGAACTGGCTGGCGGTCTTGGGCTTGACCAGCATCTTCCATTGCTCGGGAATGATCGGCAGGTCTTCCAGCACCCAGCGTTTATAGCGCGCGTCGTAGGCATCCGGCGGCGCGGTTTCCAGCAGGTGGCCAATGCACCAGGTGACGGTGATCCCCGTGCCCAGCCAGCAACCGTCGCCACGCCGGCTGGCGCCGAGCACTGCGGCAATGTCCTTGGCCTGGGAGGGTTTTTCACACAGATACAGCCGCATAACCACCATCAGTCATAAGGGTCGGAAGGTGCACAGCATGCGCGGTCTGGCACTATCGATCAATGATTATCTGTATGTATGTACAGTGCCGGTGTTACCGGTGATTGCAACGGCCTGGACCGGGGCAGCCGCATCGTCGCCGACATGTTGTTCCGCGCCCAGGTCAGCCACCACGTAGGCATCGACCGCAGCATGGGCCCTGGAGATCAGTGTCAGGCAGCCGATGATGGTCAGGGTCAGTCCGGTGAACAGCAGGTTGCGCCGCAGACGGCGGCCATGGGTGGCGGGCAGGTCGCGGGTCAAGGCGTGCAGGTGGCGACTGAAATCGAACTTTGGCATATAGGGTCTTCCATGTTCTTGAGCGACGCAGCCACCACGCCCGAGCGTGGCGGCCTCGCATTGCAGGGTGGGCTCAGGCACTCAGTACCATTGCTTGAAGCGGCGGATGTACAGGGTCTTCATCAGTTGCGCGACCACGCAGTAGCTGAGCAGGGTGCCCACCAGCCATGGAAAGTAGGTCCATGGCAGCGGCTCCAGGCCGACCAGGTTGCCCAGTGGCGAGAACGGGATGTAAATCCCCACGGCCATCACCAGGCCGGTCATCAGAATCACCGGCAAGGCTGCGGTGCTCTGGAAGAACGGGATCTTTTGGGTACGCAGCATGTGCACCACCAGGGTCTGCGACAGCAGCCCTTCGATAAACCAACCAGACTGGAACAGGGTCTGCATTTCCACGCTGTTGGCGGCAAACACGTACCACATCAGGGCAAAGGTGGTGATGTCGAAGATCGACGAGGTCGGGCCGATCCACAGCATGAAACGCCCGATGTTCTTCGCATCCCACTTGCGTGGTTTGCTCAGGTACTCCTTGTCCATCCGGTCCCACGGCAGGGCCAGTTGGGAGATGTCGTACATCAGGTTCTGCAGCAGCAGGTGGATCGCCAGCATCGGCAGGAACGGGATGAAGGCGCTGGCCACCAGTACCGAGAACACGTTGCCGAAGTTGGAACTGGCGGTCATGTTCAGGTACTTCATGATGTTGCCGAAGGTTTCGCGGCCTTTCAGCACGCCTTCTTCGAGCACCATCAGGCTCTTTTCCAGGAGGATGATATCCGCCGATTCCTTAGCGATATCGGTGCCGCTGTCCACCGAGATACCCACGTCGGCATCGCGCAGGGCCGGGGCATCGTTGATCCCGTCGCCGAGGAAACCGACGGTGTGACCATTGGCTTGCAGTGCCTTGAGCACCCGCGACTTCTGCAGCGGGGTGAGTTTGGCGAACACGCTGCGTTCTTCGACCTGCTGGCGCAGCGTCTGCTCGTCCATGACCTCGATTTCCGGGCCCAGCAGGGGCGCGCCGGGCTCCAGGCCGACTTCACGGCAGATCTTGCTGGTGACCACGGCGTTGTCGCCGGTCAGCACCTTGACCTTGACTCCCATCTCACGCAGCGCGGCAATGGCCGGCCCGGCGGTTTCCTTCGGTGGATCAAGGAACGTCAGGAAGCCGCGGATGACCAGGTCATGCTCGTCGCTGGCGGTGTATTGCGCCTTGCTCTGGTTGCGTGGAATTTTGCGGGTGGCCACCAGCAACACGCGGAAGCCGTCTTCGTTGTATTGGCTGGCCAGGGTCAGCAGTTCGGCTCGGCGCTGCTCGTCGAGGGTCACGACCACGCCGTCCTCATAGATGTGGCTGGCAATGCCGAGCATCTCCTCGACCGCCCCCTTGCACACCAGCAAGTGGTCGTCGTGG
This region of Pseudomonas fluorescens genomic DNA includes:
- a CDS encoding TonB-dependent siderophore receptor, whose amino-acid sequence is MPHHVAARFRFALRPLALALPAALLSLAPAAAHAADTPASEQSSSKHQYAIAAGSLVTALNSFAEQSGVFLAGHNDLASGKRSAGLNGNFTAQEALQRLLQGSGLQAQALDSGGYILQPAPKGDGTLELGATTISGSQALGATTEDTHSYTTGSTSSATGLPLSLRETPQSVTVITRQQMDDRGAQDVGDLLRNTPGITQQAYDSDRMEFSSRGFAITNYQYDGINRPYDGVYGEAATNVDAATLDRVEVIKGATGLMTGSGDPSATVNLVRKKPTKEFKASVSGTVGSWDAYRTEGDISGSLNDSGSVRGRFVGAYQDKNSYLDHYSQKKDLFYGILEADLTPDTMLTFGIDKSSVTPRGTSWTGNPTYFADGGRTDFPRHFNPGADWSRRDFDDITYFTSLEQALANDWKLKVSLDQKTTDHDTRLASASGGNPDRSTGEGMFLYWGRWEGHRVQNTADVNVSGPFSLGGREHDLVAGVMTSHSRQTGATYDTSAFAQVPGSIYDWDGDLPYQNFPKNGKYERTQSQNGVYLATRLRPTDDLSFILGGRVSTFKYNEDYSYYSGAGLDPTHASYKEHGVVTPYAGVVYDLDDTYSVYASYTSIYQPQTYKDIDGKTLAPVEGDSYETGLKAAYLDGRLNASLALFRIEQDNVAESIGTNPVTNEGIYKAIDGATTQGIELELAGELQDGWNLMAGYTYARTRDQDEQRIFGYPLTTSKPEHVIRTFTTYRLPGALDKVTVGGGVSWQSAFYGNIYSPTVGDYTRIKQGGFTLVDLMTRYQFNEHLSFTANANNVFDKKYLSGLGNFDTTFYGEPRNLTLTTKWDF
- a CDS encoding FecR domain-containing protein gives rise to the protein MPAAALNKLSHASLQQAAHWYVQLHDQQVGEQERLRWQAWLDQSGEHQDAWRYVQRVGERFAPLHGDGESQAASMALRGGGRSRVSRRQTLKSLLVLSGGSLLGWSAWRQTPLPDTLNRWTADLSTGTAEVRENRLSDGSRLWLNALSAVDVRFDSHQRLLELRLGEVLVDTARDSLRPFLLDTPQGRLRALGTRFGVRESHGQTLLSVFAGAVEVRLANDQVQVANAGQQLSFAQNAFGPLQPVSPAREAWRRGVLLADNLPLGQLLEELGRHRHGHLGCDPAVAQMPVMGSFPLKDTDQALRLLAAALPIRVETPLPWWVNVGAKS
- a CDS encoding sigma-70 family RNA polymerase sigma factor, which encodes MMVVETSPVQHLYTSHHRWLYELLRRRLSNAFDAADLAHDTFIRVLKRPQQFDCEVHARSYLATIARGLCIDHWRRRQLEQAWLQALSQQPQALQPSPEQRAIIVETLNEVDAMLQRLPQRVSDAFILAQLHGMPYKDIAVEIGVSERMIKKYLAQALLHCALLEAELDGLLIE
- a CDS encoding (2Fe-2S)-binding protein encodes the protein MLTFNINGNDQPLDVPGDMPLLWVLRDVAQLTGTKFGCGMAQCGACTVHVDGRPLRSCITPAAAVASGQKIRTIEGLSSDGSHPVQRAWAELDVVQCGYCQSGQIMATVALLEKIPSPSDSDIDQALSGNICRCGTYVRIRAAVKRAAQLREA
- a CDS encoding xanthine dehydrogenase family protein molybdopterin-binding subunit — its product is MKDPIDSSRRAFVKGGAVLGAGLVVAFVIPGGNRFARAASTADGIFAPNAFLRIAPDSSVTILLGHSEMGQGIWTGLSMLVAEELDADWASIRVEHGPASAADYGLPGFGGMQITGGSTSTWMEFDRYRLAGAAARLMLIEAAAKRFNVAPSQIRTEPGVVIAGEQRATYGELANDAGQLPMPDAATITLKQPKDWTLIGKPTPRLDTPEKITGQARFGIDVQFDGLLTAMVARPPMFGGSVASFDAQPALAIPGVRKVLQVPTGVAVVADHYWAAKLGRDALKIDWNPGPNAGLDSVSLLQRFRQLATTPGTPASQAGDVDAGLAKASKTIDVEYSVPYLAHAPMEPLNCTVKISAEQCEIWTGTQFQTLDQMVAAKITGLKPEQVVIHTEFLGGGFGRRANPTSDFVSEAVQVAHAAGAAVKTMWAREDDIRGGYYRSAFLHHARIGLGDDGMPVAWKQVMVGQSIMAGTSLAATMVKDGIDKTSVEGVVDSPYLTGLADHQVQLHSPQTGISVLWLRSVGHSHTAFVMESLVDELAAAAGKDPVEYRRTLLKDQPRHLGVLNLAVEKANWKAPLPAGHALGVAVHESFGSYVAQVSEVSQDNLKIRVHRVVCAVDCGIAVNPLSIVAQMESCITFGLGFTLHSKLTIKEGQVEQSNYHDYQVLRLNEMPRVEVHILPSSEKPGGIGEAGVPPTAPAVANAVYALTGQRLRELPLQLEGV
- a CDS encoding DNA topoisomerase III, whose product is MRLYLCEKPSQAKDIAAVLGASRRGDGCWLGTGITVTWCIGHLLETAPPDAYDARYKRWVLEDLPIIPEQWKMLVKPKTASQFKAVKRLLGEAKELVIATDADREGEMIARELVEHCRYRGPIQRLWLSALDDASIRKALAALKPGAETFSLYHSALGRSRADWLIGMNMSRLFTLLGRQSGYQGVLPVGRVQTPTLRLVVDRDRSIADFVPVPYWAIDVQLLHDGTPFTAQWRAAADACDEQDRCLNQELARQAAEAMRSAASARLVKLRTERVREVAPLPFDLGTLQEICSKKLGLGAQETLDVAQALYETYKVITYPRSDCGFLPLSQHAEAPAILDALGRADPSLAPLLKHLEPQRRSRAWNDAKVSAHHGIIPTAAAQNFERLSGKHRAVYTLIRARYLAQFLPNHEYDRTQADFDCAGQALRAVGKQVVEPGWKRALPEALAPAKGREAPAPQNLPPLTQGCDYAVAGVNLKDLWTQPPKPFTEGDLIKAMKNVAKLVQDPLLKQKLKDTTGIGTEATRAGIIQGLIDRGYLIKNGKALAATPAAFSLIDAVPRAIADPGTTAIWEQALDMVQSGEMSLEEFVAKQAAWMSKQVGRCSGLRLTISGPASPAGKGATPWKKKRKTTRGKAAPTAKGKPRAAKPAK